In a genomic window of Urocitellus parryii isolate mUroPar1 chromosome 11, mUroPar1.hap1, whole genome shotgun sequence:
- the Zfp69b gene encoding zinc finger protein 69 homolog B yields MPQQLLITLPTKASTWVKLHHPRKAKEGAPLWEDVTKIFEAEAVPSQQVDESQGESCKDEMTPGLLTAGSQELLTFKDVSVDFTQEEWGQLALDHQNLYREVMLENYGNLVSVAGYQLCKPVVISQLEKGEEPWLMDKKISGGSCSDLENKTETKESTLKNEISWEELHSGLIKERSTRRSTLYSTLGRVLRCDKLESYLEKQGRSPEGPIPSIHKKILTQEKSQESKQFDKKVNFSSKITPGLAGSSRTKDHKNDTPGKRNKCNLDLINHSRSYTKMKTFECNICEKNFKQLIHLTEHMRIHTGEKPFRCKECGKAFSQSSSLIPHQRIHTGEKPYECKECGKTFRHPSSLTQHVRIHTGEKPYECETCEKAFSQSIGLIQHLRTHVREKLFTCKDCGKAFFQIRHLRQHEIIHTGVKPYVCNVCNKNFSHSTYLTQHQRTHTGERPYKCKECGKAFSQRIHLSIHQRVHTGVKPYECSHCGKAFRHDSSFAKHQRIHTGEKPYDCNECGKAFSCSSSLIRHCKTHLRNSFGNDT; encoded by the exons ATGCCACAGCAGCTCCTGATCACCCTGCCCACCAAGGCCAGCACCTGGGTGAAGTTGCACCATCCAAGGAAGGCCAAGGAGGGGGCGCCCCTGTGGGAGGATGTGACTAAAATATTTGAAGCAGAAG ctGTGCCATCTCAGCAAGTTGATGAGTCCCAGGGAGAAAGTTGCAAGGATGAAATGACTCCTGGGCTCCTGACAGCGGGATCCCAG GAACTGTTAACCTTCAAGGATGTATCTGTGGACTTCACTCAGGAGGAGTGGGGGCAACTGGCCCTTGATCACCAGAATCTCTACCGGGaggtgatgctggagaactatgGGAACCTGGTCTCAGTGG CAGGATATCAACTTTGCAAACCTGTTGTGATTTCCCAGTTGGAGAAAGGAGAAGAACCATGGCTGATGGATAAAAAGATTTCGGGAGGTTCATGTTCAG ACTTGGAGAataaaacagaaaccaaagaatcaaccttaaagaatgaaatttcatGGGAAGAATTACATTCTGGGCTGATAAAGGAAAGGTCCACAAGGAGAAGCACCTTGTATTCTACATTGGGAAGAGTCTTAAGATGTGATAAATTAGAAAGTTACCTGGAAAAACAAGGTAGATCACCTGAGGGGCCAATCCCCTCAATCCATAAGAAAATTCTTACTCAAGAGAAAAGCCAAGAATCTAAGCAATTTgacaaaaaagttaattttagcTCAAAAATTACCCCAGGACTAGCAGGTTCTTCAAGAACAAAAGACCATAAAAATGACACACCTGGAAAGAGAAACAAATGCAATTTAGATTTGATTAATCATTCAAGGagttatacaaaaatgaaaacctttgAATGTaacatttgtgaaaaaaatttcaaacaactCATTCATCTTACTGAACATatgagaattcatactggagagaaacctttcagatgtaaggaatgtggaaaagcctttagcCAAAGTTCATCCCTTATTCCCCATCAAAGAATCCATACTggtgagaaaccctatgaatgtaaggaatgtgggaaaaccTTTAGACATCCTTCATCCCTTACTCAACATGttagaattcatactggagagaagccctatgaatgtgagACATGTGAGAAAGCCTTCAGCCAGAGCATTGGACTGATCCAGCATCTGAGAACTCATGTTAGAGAGAAACTATTTACATGCAAAGACTGTGGAAAAGCATTTTTCCAGATTAGACACTTGAGGCAACATGAGATTATTCATACTGGGGTGAAACCCTACGTTTGTAATGTATGCAATAAAAACTTCAGCCATAGCACATACCTAACTCAGCACCagagaactcatactggagaaaGACCATATAAGTgcaaggaatgtgggaaagcctttagtCAGAGAATACATCTTTCCATTCATCAGAGAGTTCATACTGGAGTGAAACCTTATGAGTGCAGTCACTGTGGGAAAGCCTTTAGGCATGACTCATCCTTTGCTaaacatcagagaattcatactggagaaaaacctTATGACTGTAatgagtgtgggaaagccttcagttgTAGTTCTTCACTTATTAGACACTGCAAAACACATTTAAGAAATTCCTTCGGCAATGATACATGA